One window from the genome of [Mycobacterium] stephanolepidis encodes:
- a CDS encoding DUF3017 domain-containing protein, whose product MFGAALDAVRRFAREQWPILVVSAVFLVALGLVIADRWRRGALVVGIAVGVAAALRLVLTDDTAGLLAVRGKTFDVGALSAVAAVMVYLALTIDPLGTG is encoded by the coding sequence ATGTTCGGGGCTGCTCTTGATGCCGTCCGCCGTTTCGCCCGTGAGCAGTGGCCGATCCTGGTGGTATCGGCGGTCTTTCTGGTGGCGTTGGGATTGGTGATCGCGGATCGTTGGCGGCGCGGTGCGCTGGTTGTGGGGATCGCTGTGGGGGTGGCCGCGGCGCTGCGGCTGGTGCTGACCGATGACACCGCGGGTCTGTTGGCGGTGCGCGGCAAGACCTTTGATGTCGGCGCTCTCAGCGCCGTCGCTGCGGTGATGGTCTACTTGGCGTTGACGATCGACCCACTGGGCACCGGATAG
- a CDS encoding class I SAM-dependent methyltransferase — MPDAQAEPSLSFGSQAAAYERGRPSYPPEAIDWLLPDGAHDVLDLGAGTGKLTTRLVERGLNVIAVDPLAEMLEVLSNSLPETPALLGTAEEIPLPDNSVDAVLVAQAWHWVDPERAIPEVARVLRPGGRLGLVWNTRDERLGWVADLGRIIGSEDDPFNHTVSLPAPFTGQQRHQVEWTSYLTPQALLDMVASRSYCITAPEAARKKTLQQVRELLSTHPALAQSTGLALPYVTVSIRATLNQ; from the coding sequence ATGCCGGACGCACAAGCAGAGCCATCGCTGTCGTTCGGTTCACAGGCCGCCGCCTACGAACGGGGGCGCCCGTCCTACCCACCCGAGGCCATCGACTGGCTGCTGCCCGACGGAGCACACGACGTCCTGGATCTGGGCGCCGGTACCGGGAAACTCACCACCCGCCTGGTGGAACGCGGACTCAACGTGATCGCGGTGGATCCGCTCGCCGAAATGCTTGAGGTACTGAGCAATTCACTTCCCGAGACGCCCGCACTGTTGGGGACCGCCGAGGAGATTCCGCTGCCCGACAACAGCGTGGATGCGGTGCTCGTGGCGCAGGCCTGGCACTGGGTGGATCCCGAACGCGCCATTCCCGAGGTCGCTCGCGTGCTGCGCCCGGGCGGGCGGCTAGGGCTGGTGTGGAACACCCGCGACGAGCGTCTGGGTTGGGTGGCCGACCTCGGCAGGATCATCGGCAGCGAGGACGATCCGTTCAACCACACGGTCAGCCTGCCCGCACCGTTCACCGGGCAGCAGCGACACCAGGTCGAATGGACGAGTTACCTTACCCCTCAGGCACTTCTGGACATGGTGGCCTCACGCAGCTACTGCATCACCGCCCCCGAAGCCGCCCGGAAGAAGACGCTGCAGCAGGTTCGGGAGCTGCTGTCCACTCATCCTGCGCTTGCCCAGTCGACGGGCCTGGCGCTGCCGTACGTCACCGTCAGCATCCGGGCGACACTCAACCAGTAG
- the metX gene encoding homoserine O-acetyltransferase MetX, producing MTLTDDLRASDSADHQLPVANIALPQGDEIAYVPIGSITLESGAVIDDATVAVQTWGKLSPRRDNVVFVCHALTADSHVIGAAGTDHITGGWWQGIIGPGAAIDTDQWCAIATNVLGGCRGSTGPTSLAADGEPWGSRFPEVSVRDQVNADVAALAQLGITEVAAVVGGSMGGARALEWAVMQPDSVRAALVLAVGARATGDQIGTQSTQIAAIRSDPDWQGGDYHGSGRSPQRGLNLARRIAHLTYRGEVELDTRFGNDPQVGPDGPEDPWADGRYAVQSYLEHQGNKFVRRFDAGSYVILTEALNRHDVGRNRGGVEKALRGCPVPVVVGGITSDRLYPLRLQEELADLLPGCTGLRVVESLHGHDAFLIEFDAVSELVRETLALAKSTQAS from the coding sequence ATGACCTTGACCGACGATCTTCGCGCAAGCGACTCAGCCGACCATCAGCTTCCCGTGGCGAACATCGCTCTTCCGCAGGGCGATGAGATCGCCTACGTACCAATAGGTTCGATCACGCTGGAAAGCGGTGCCGTCATCGATGACGCGACCGTCGCGGTACAGACATGGGGAAAGCTCTCACCACGCCGCGACAACGTGGTGTTCGTCTGTCATGCGCTGACCGCCGACTCACACGTGATCGGAGCCGCCGGTACAGACCACATCACCGGCGGCTGGTGGCAAGGAATCATCGGCCCTGGCGCCGCGATCGACACCGACCAGTGGTGCGCCATCGCCACCAACGTGTTGGGTGGCTGCCGGGGTAGCACCGGCCCGACTTCCCTTGCCGCCGACGGAGAGCCCTGGGGGTCACGATTCCCCGAGGTGTCGGTACGTGACCAGGTGAACGCCGACGTCGCCGCACTCGCACAACTCGGCATCACCGAGGTCGCCGCCGTCGTCGGCGGTTCGATGGGCGGTGCACGCGCGCTGGAATGGGCTGTCATGCAGCCGGATTCGGTGCGTGCAGCGCTGGTGCTGGCGGTTGGTGCGCGCGCCACCGGCGATCAGATCGGCACCCAGAGCACGCAGATCGCCGCCATTCGGTCCGATCCGGACTGGCAGGGCGGCGACTATCACGGCAGCGGACGCAGCCCGCAGAGGGGACTGAACCTCGCCCGACGCATCGCGCACCTGACCTACCGCGGCGAGGTCGAGCTGGACACCCGGTTCGGCAATGATCCCCAGGTCGGCCCGGACGGGCCCGAGGATCCGTGGGCCGACGGCCGATACGCGGTGCAGAGCTACCTGGAGCATCAGGGCAACAAGTTCGTTCGGCGCTTCGACGCCGGAAGCTACGTCATCCTGACCGAGGCACTCAACCGGCACGATGTCGGCCGGAACCGTGGCGGCGTCGAGAAAGCGCTGCGTGGCTGCCCCGTGCCCGTCGTCGTCGGCGGTATCACGTCCGATCGGCTGTACCCGCTGCGCCTGCAGGAGGAATTAGCCGACCTGCTGCCCGGTTGTACCGGCTTGCGAGTAGTCGAATCGTTGCATGGCCACGACGCGTTCCTCATCGAGTTCGACGCGGTGAGCGAGCTGGTTCGGGAGACACTCGCCCTGGCCAAGTCAACACAGGCTTCGTAA